The region ATTGCACGCTCGGACCGACGTTCTTGAGGTCTTTGCTGTTGGCGTTCTTGGCGCCCGAACCGAGATGCTTGTCGAGGCCTTCGGCGAACGACTTGTTGATGCTCTTGTTGACGCTGCGGACATCGTTGCCGCTGTTACCGCTGTTGTTCATGTTTTCCACGTTGAACGGCCGGAAGCCGCTCCACTCCACCGTGTATTCATTGTCCTTGGCAGCCGACAAGGGCGTGCTGCCGTTGACTTCGCCGGCGATCTCGAAACGCTTGTCGGCGGCGCCGGTCATTGCATGGCCGGTCAGGCGCAGCTTGCTGCCGCCGTCCTCGAAGCTCGACTGGTACACCGCGATGCCGTTGTAGATCAGCGGTTCATTGACCTTGATGGTGGCGGCGAAATCCTTGCCGGTGGCGTTGTCGCGCACGATCACATCGCTCGCGAACAGCTTCGGCATGCCGGTCGAGTAGTAGTCGATGACGAAGCGCTTCAACTGAATCGTGAACGGCAGGTCCTGGATCATCACGCCGTTCTGCTGCGGGATGATCGCGGTGCTGCTGCTGGCGCCTTCGGGAATCAGCGTATTGCCGCGGAAGGTCGGATTGCCCAGGCCCAGCCGGTGCTCGGCCGGGATCTGCGAGATCACGCCGTTGCCGGCGAACGGCGTCTTGCCGTAGAACCATTGCTGGAAGCGGATCGGCAGGTCGGAGTCGAGCAGCCCGCCCAAGCAGATGATGACGATGGCCGAGTGGGCGAAGATGTAGCCCCACTTGTTGGCGGCGCCCTTCTTGGCGGCGATCAGCGTGGCGCCGTCCTTTTCCACCAGTTTCACCTTGTAGCCGTTGGCGCCGATGCGCTGCGCCAGTTGCTGCGCCAGCCCGGCGGCCGGCACGGCGGCGGTCCATTCGACCTTGTGGTGGAAATTGCGCAGCGATTGCTCGCGCACGTTTTCACGCCAGCTGCTGATGTCCTTGAGCATCTTGGGACCGTTGCGGGCGATGCACAGCGAGGTCGACAGCACCAGGAACCCCATGATCAGCAAGAACCACCAGGCCGAATAAACGGCGTACAGCCCGAGCTTGCCGAACACCTCGAACCAGAACGGCCCGAACTGATTGACGTAGTTCGGCATCGGCTGGTTTTGCTGCAGCACGGTACCAATGATGGAGGCGATGGCGATCAGCGTCAGCAGGCTGATGGCAAAGCGCATCGAGGAAAACAGTTCGACGACTTCGGCCACCCAGCGTTGGCGGGTCTTCAGTTGGATGCCTGCGGTACTGCCTGTCATAAGTGCTACCTTTATCGATGCCCGATGCTGCTTGCGATGCAGTTTTCAGCGGCTGCCCCGCCGGCCGGGGCGGCATGGCGGAAATGCAAAAGGGGCGGCTTCGCAGCCACCCCCTCCAATTTGTTGCTACCCGATTTTTTACATCTGATGTTTACATCTGGTTCTTACTTCAGGCCGGCGATATAGTCTGCCACTGCCTTGATTTCCTTGTCCGACAAGCGGTCCGCGATGGTGCTCATCTGCGGGCTGTTGCTGCGTGTGCCGCCGCGGAAGGCTGTCAGTTCGGTCACCGTGTAATCCTGATGCTGGCCGGCCAGGCGCGGATACTGTGCCGGGATGCCGGCGCCGTTCGGGCTGTGGCAGCCGGCGCAGGCCGGAACGTTCTTGGAGGCGATGCCGCCGCGCCAGATCTGCTTGCCGAGTTCAAGGGTGTCCTTGCTCTTGGCGGCGCCCGGCTTCGGCGCCTGGGCGTTGAGATACGCGGCGATGTTCTTCACGTCTTCATCCGACAAGGCCTTGGCCAGCGGCGACATGATGGGGTTGCTGCGGCCGGCCGCGCGGAAATCGGTCAATTGCTTGACGATGTAGGCGGTATGCTGGCCCGCCAGGCGCGGATTGGCGGTAATGGTCGAATTGCCCGCGGCGCCATGACAGGAAACGCAGGCGGTAATGTTGCGCGCTGCGTCGCCGTTGGTATATAGCGCTTCGCCTTTGGCCGGATCAACCTTGGCGACGGGCTCGGGCTTTTTTTCTTCGGCTGCAAATGCTGCGGAAGATACCGCCAGCATTGCAATGAACAAGGATTTCAACAACGGCGAAAAGGCACGATTCATTCAAACACCCTGAGACTTGATTGTGATAATAAATTGCCAGGTTGGCGACGCGATTCCTCTTTCCCTAACTTTTCAGGTGCGCTGGAAAATGCACATCTGAAAAGTGTTTCCCCCAGTACAACACAACAAGAGATAACCCCTTATTGTACAATAGCTTTTCGGCATTTTTGCCCACTTTCAATGCATTTTCCTCCTACTATGTCCCAACTTTGGCAAGCCCGCTTCTTCACCACGGTGAATCATCTCCGTGATTTGCCAAACACCCAGGTACCCGAGATCGCCTTCGCCGGCCGCTCCAATGCCGGCAAATCCACGGCCATCAACGTACTGTGCAATCAAAAAAAGTTGGCGTTTGCGTCAAAAACGCCAGGACGCACACAGCATATCAACTATTTCTCCATCGGCGGCGCGCATGTGGCGCAGCATCGCAAAGATGAGACAAAAGTGGATGAGATCCGCGCCCTGCTGGTCGATTTGCCCGGTTACGGCTACGCGCAGGTGTCCGGCTCGGCCAAGCTGCACTGGCAGGAGCTGCTGGGCGACTACGTGCGCCGCCGCGACCAGCTCGCCGCGCTGGTGATGATCGTCGACTCGCGCCGGCCGTTTACCGACCTGGATATCCAGATGGTGGAGTGGTTTGCACCCACCGGCAAGCCGCTGCACTGCATCCTCAGCAAAGCCGACAAGCTCAACCGCAACGAAGCGACCAATGCGTTGCGCCAGGCGCGCACCTTCCTGGCCAGCTACGTCGATGAAAAGGGCGAACCGTTTCCGTTCACGGCGCAATTGTTTTCGGCGCTCAACCGCACCGGCCTCGATGAAGCCAACGACAAGATTCTGGAACTGGCGGGTTTGTCGGATGATGAAGATACCGACGAGGATGAAGTGGATGGCGCCGCCGGTGACGCCGGCCCTGAAGTAAAGTGAGCCGAAAGCAGCACCGCAAATAAAAATGCCCTGGAAGGGGGGAAACCGTTCCAGGGCGAACGCCTATCGTTTGCACGATGAGCCCCGCTCAGGGAGGGAAGGGGAAGCGGGAGGCAACATACATTGCCTATGCGTCAGAACACCCCTCCGGAGAAAAGTTTCAGAGGACGAATCGATTTTTTAATTATCGTCTTTTAACTATTTTTTAATTGAAATTGTTTAAATTTGTCCGCAGTTAAAAGGCCGGCAACATTGCGGCGAAAAGCTTGGCCGATGCCGCCAACCCGCTTGTTCGCCATAGTGAATTGCAGCCTTCCTGCGGTTTAGCGAGCACCTACTACTATGTCATCGACCTCCAAGTCCGCCCACTTCCCCGCCATCCGCATGCGCCGCATGCGCAAGGACGCATTTTCGCGCGCCATGATGCAGGAAAATATCATCACGCCCGCCGACCTGATCTATCCGGTATTCATCCAGGAAGGCCAGAACCTGCGCACACCCGTCGGCTCGCTGCCCGGCGTCGAACGCCTGTCGATCGACCAGTTGCTGCACGTGGCCGAAGACACGGTCGCGCTCGGCATTCCGGTGCTGGCGCTGTTCCCGGTCATCGACGTCGCGCTGAAAACCCCCGACGGCATCGAAGCCGTCAATCCCGACGGCCTGGTGCCGCGCGCGGTGGCGGCGCTCAAGCAGCGCTTCCCCGAACTCGGCATCCTCACCGACGTCGCGCTCGATCCGTACACCAGCCACGGCCAGGATGGCGTGATGGATGACAACGGCTACGTGCTCAACGATGAAACCACCGCACTGCTGGTGCGCCAGGCCTTGGCGCAGGCGCAGGCCGGCGTCGACATCGTGGCGCCGTCGGACATGATGGACGGCCGTATCGGCGCGGTGCGCGATGCGCTGGAAGCGGAGAAATTCATCTACACCCGCATCATGGCCTACTCGGCCAAATACGCCTCGGCCTTCTACGGCCCGTTCCGCGATGCGGTCGGCTCGGCCGCCAATCTCGGCAAGGGCAGCAAGAACACCTACCAGATGGATCCGGCCAACAGCGATGAAGCCTTGCGCGAAGTGGCGCTGGACCTGCAGGAAGGCGCCGACATGGTCATGGTCAAACCCGGCATGCCTTATCTGGACATCGTGCGCCGCGTGAAGGATGAATTCAAGGTGCCGACCTTCGCTTATCAGGTCAGCGGCGAATACGCGATGATCAAGGCAGCTGCGCAGAACGGCTGGCTCGATCACGACAAGGCCATGATGGAAGCGATGATGGCCTTCAAGCGCGCCGGCGCCGACGGCGTGCTGACGTATTTCGCACGCGACATTGCACGCTATCTGAAGAAATAAACCTGAAACAGCAATCCCGCCGGCGTCGCCTTCAGCGCGACGCCGCTCAGAGCGCCGCATAAAAAAAGCGCACCCCGACGTGAGTCGAGATGCGCTGAAATGCATCGGCTTGCGCCGACTTCTGCTCAGAAACGTTACTGCTTCAAATCTGTCCTTGCTGTTCTTTTCGGATCACTTCCACAGCGCGCACTTCGACTCGGCCTTGGTCATGTACGCCTGGTCGCCCGGAATCGTCTGCACCAGTTTGTAGTAATCCCATGGACGCTTGGATTCCGACGGCTTTTTCACTTCCATCAGGTACATGTCATGCACCATGCGGCCATCCGGACGGACCACGCCGTTGGAGGTGAAGAAGTCGTTGATCTTGTTCTTGCGCAGGTAATCCATGACCTTGTCGGCGTCGGTGCTGCCGACCGCCTTGACCGCCTTCAGGTACTGGCCCACTGCCGATGCATCGCCGGCCTGGAACATGGTCGGCATCTTCTTCATCTTGCTGAAGTAGCGATTGCCCCATGCGCGCGCCTGGTCGTTCATGTCCCAGTACCAGCCGTCGGTCAGGTACATGCCCTGGGTGACTTGCAGGCCCAGCGAGTGCGTATCGGTGATGAAGATCAGCAGACCCGCCAGCTTCATCGTCTTGTTCACGCCAAATTCATTGGCCGCCTTGATGGCGTTGATGACGTCGCCGCCGGCAACCGCCAGGCCCAGGATCTGTGCCTTGGAGGATTGCGCCTGCAGCAGGAAGGACGAGAAGTCCGAGGTCGCCAGCGGTGCGCGGACCTGCCCCACGACGGTGCCGCCGCCGGCCTTCACCACTTCGCTGGTGTCTTTCTCGAGCGATGTGCCGAACGCGTAATCGGCCGTCACGAAGTACCACGACTTGCCGCCCTGCTTGGTGATGGCCGCACCCGTGCCGCGCGCCAGCGCGGTGGTGTCATAGGCGTACTGGATGGTGTAGGCGTTGCATTCCTCGTTGGTCTGGCGCGTGGTGCCGGCGCCGATGGACATGAAGACCTTTTTCTTTTCGCCGGCGACTTTGCCCATGGCCAGGCTGGCTGCTGAGTTCACGCCGCCGACGAGCATGTCGACGCCGTCGCGGTCGAACCATTCGCGTGCCTTGTTGGCAGCGATGTCGGCCTTGTTCTGGTGATCGGCAAAAACGAACTCGACCTTCTTGCCATTGATGGTGCCGCCGGCATCGGCGATCGCCATCTTGATGGCTTCGATGCCGCCCTGGCCGTCCATGTCGGCATAGGTGCCCGACAGATCGGTGATGAAACCGATCTTGATGGTGTCGCCGGCTGCGTTGGCGTTACCGCTGAATGCTGCGCACATTGCAGCGGACATTGCCGCCAGTTTCAGAAATTTCTTCAAACCCGTCTCCTCTGTTGTTATGGTCCTGCCACGGTGCGGAATCCGCGATTCCGCACCGCCTCCCTGTTCAGCTCACTGTTTCTTCAATACCTTACACAGCACGCGGATCGTTCACGGCCGCCTTGGTCGGTTCACCGTCGACCAGACGCAGCAGGCCGAGCGGATTGGCGTTTTGCAGCGCTGCCGGCAGCAATTCGTCCGGATAGTTCTGGTAGCAGATCGGGCGCAGGAAGCGATCGATCGCCAGCGTGCCCACCGAAGTGCCGCGCGCGTCGGATGTGGCCGGATACGGACCGCCGTGCACCATCGCGTCGCTGACTTCGACACCGGTGGGGAAGCCGTTGACCAGCAAGCGGCCGGCCTTTTGTTCCAACAGCGCGATCAGGTCCTGGTGGCCGCGCAGGTCTTCCGGTTGCGCCTGCAAGGTCGCGGTCAGCTGACCGTGCATGTTGCGGGCGAAATCGATCAGCTGTTCGCGGCTTTCCAGCTCGACGATCACGGTCGCGGGGCCGAAGACTTCTTCTTCCAGCGGCGCGTCCTTGGTGAACAGCACCGAAGCCTCCGCCTTGAACAGGTGCGGCACGGCTTGGGTATCGCTGCTGCCGCCGGCGGCAACGGCGACCACGCCGGGGACCTTGCTCAGGCGTTCCACGCCGCCGCCGTAGGTCTTGAGACCGGCGCTGTTGAGCATGGTCTGAGGCGTTTGCGCAGCCATCGCTTCGCGCAGATGCTCGATGAATTTCGTCAGTTCCGGCGAACGAACGCCGAGCACCAGGCCTGGGCTGGTGCACAACTGGCCGACGCCGACCACGACCGAGCCGATCAGGTCGCGGGCAATCGCTTCACCGCGTGTCGCCAATGCTTGCGGCAACACGATGATCGGGTTGATGCTCGACATTTCGGCGAACACCGGGATCGGTTGCGGACGTGCTGCCGCCATGTCGCACAGCGCACGGCCGCCGCGCAGCGAACCGGTGAAGCCGACCGCCTGGATGCCGGCGCTCTTGACCAGTTGCGCACCGACGCGATCGCCGTAGATCATGTTGAAGGTGCCGGCCGGCACGCCGCTGCGCTTGACGGCGCGTTCGATGGCGTCAGCCACCAGTTCGGAAGTGATCAGATGGCCGCTGTGCGCCTTGAACACGACCGGGCAACCGGCCGCGAGTGCCGCGGCAGTGTCACCGCCTGCTACCGAAAACGCCAACGGGAAATTGCTGGCGCCGAACACAGCCACCGGACCGACGCCGATGCGATATTGACGCAGGTCGGGACGCGGCAGCGGCTGGCGTTGCGGCAAAGCGGTATCGATGCGTGCGCCATAGAAATCGCCGCGGCGCAGGACCTTGGCGAACAGGCGCATCTGGTTGCTGGTGCGGCTGCGCTCGCCTTGCAGGCGACCTGCAGGCAAGGCGGTTTCACGCGACACTTCAGCGATGAAGTCGTCGCCGAGGGCGTCGATTTCTTCCGCGATGGCGTCGAGGAATTTGGCGCGCGCTTCGGCCGGCAAAGCGCGGTAAGCCGGATAAGCCGCGCTGGCGGCATCGACCGCAGCACTGACTTCGGATTCCGTTGCAGTCACGAATTGGACGGCATGCGCTTCGCCAGTCGCCGCTGCGATGCTGAGCAACTTGACGTCGCCTTCGCCGCTGCGTCCGCCGCCGATATAGTTATGTCCGAGCAGAGTCATTTTTATCGTTCTCCTGATTTACATCGATTGGGTGAGCATACGAGCGTAGTCGTCTTCCGACGCCACGCGCGGATTGGTTTTGTGGCTGTGGTCAGCCAGCGCGCCCTGGATGATCTTCGGATACATGTCTTCGGTCACGCCGAGTTCGGCCAGGCCGGTCGGCAGGCCGAGGCGCTTGCTCATGTCCTTGATTGCAGGGCCGATGTCGGCTTCGCCGGCCAGTCCCATGGCGTGCGCGATGCGCGCCAGTTTCTTTTCCTTGATGACCGATTCCGAATCCTTGTTGAACTCGATGATGGCCGGCAGGAAGATGGCGTTCAGGGTGCCGTGGTGCAGGCGCGGATTGATGCCGCCCAGGGAATGGCTGAGGCTGTGCACGCAGCCGAGCCCCTTCTGGAATGCCATGGCGCCTTGCATCGATGCGCTCATCATGTTCAGGCGCGCTTCGCGGTCGTGCGGCTCCTTGGTGGCGCGTTCGATGTGCGCCCAGGCGCGCCACAGACCATCCAGCGCGATGCCATCGGCCGGCGGATTGAAAGACGGCGCCATGAAGGTTTCCAGGCAGTGGGCGATGGCGTCCATGCCGGTGGCGGCGGTCATCATGGCCGGCAGATTCAATGTCAGCTCGGGGTCGCAGATCGCCAGGCGCGGCACCAGATACGGCGACAGCACGCCGACCTTGCGGCCGTCATCAAGGATCAGGATGGCGCCGCGGCCGACTTCGCTACCGGTGCCGGCGGTGGTCGGGATGGCGATCACGGGCGCGGTCTTGGCGGTGATGTTGGCGAGGCCGCCTTCGATCAGTGCGAAGGACTTGAGCGGGCCTTCGTGCGTACCGCAGACGGCCACGCCCTTGGCAAGGTCGATCGAGGAACCGCCGCCGACGGCGATGATGCCGTCGCAGGCGCCGTCGCGGAACATCTTGACGGCGGCACGCACGGCGTTTTCATTCGGATTCGGCGGAGTCTGGTCGAATACGGCGACCTGGGCGCCGTCTTTCAGCTGGGCGACCACCTTGTCGAGGATGCCGGCATTGCGGATGCCCATGTCGGTGACGATCAGGGGCTTGCGGATGCCGATGCGGTCGCATTCCTGCTGCAGCAGAGCGAGCGCGCCGAAGTCGAACTGGACTTGGGTGATGTAATTGATCAATGCCATCGGGCTTAGCCTTAAAGTTATAGATATACTTGCAGCGTGTGGCGAAGCCGGTAGCTTCCGAAACACGGCGCATCAGGCGGTTTCCCTGTGCGATTCAAGCTTTAGAGGCAAAACTGTATGCCAATCGGCAGGCTTTGCCTAATGAGAACTGCTGATACAGCTATAACTACTATTCATATCCATGACGCAAGAAATCCCTTCGCTGAGCTCCATCACTTCCCGCCTCCACCTGAAGCAGCTGCGCCTGCTCATTGCGCTGGCCGACCACGGCTCGCTGCTCAAGGCTGCGGAACAGGTCGCGCTGACACAACCGGGCGCCAGCAAGGCTTTGCAGGAGATCGAAACCACCCTGGGCGCGCAGTTGTTCGTGCGCACCAACCGCGGCCTGGAAGCCACCGACCTCGGCCATTGCGTGATCCGCTACGCGCGCCTGATCCAGACCGACCTGGCGCATCTGCGCGAAGACATGATCGGCATCCTGCAGGGCCACGGCGGCCGGCTGGCGCTCGGGGTCATCATGGGGGCAGTGCCGCTGCTGACCGATGCGCTGACGCGGCTGCTGGAAAAGCGTCCGGCGCTGTCGGTGGAAATCGTCGAGGACACCAGCGCGCGGCTGCTGCGCCTGCTCGACCAGGGCCGGCTGGACATGGCGATTTGCCGCACCAGCATCAGCCAGCAGCCGCACTTGTACGACAGCATCGACATCCACAATGAAAAACTGGCGGTGGTGGCCAACATTCACCATCCGCTCGCGCGGCGCGAGACGCTGCAGCTGACCGACCTGGCCGATTCACGCTGGGTGGTGTATTCGGCCAACATGCCGATGCGCCTGCTGCTGGAGCGCGAATTCCACGAAGCCAACCTGCGCTTCCCGCTGCACTTGCTGGAAACCACGTCGGCCTTCACCACCTTATCGCTATTGCAAAGGAACCCGTCCTTCGTCGCGCTGATGTCGGTCGATGTGGCGCAATTCTGCACGCGCTTCGGCATGACCACGATCCTGCCGCTGCCGCTGCATTCGCGCAGCGAGCCTTACCAACTGGTGACGCGCCACGGCGGCATGCGTTCATCGGTGGCGCAGTTGTTCATCGACGAGTTCACCGAGACGCCGAAGGAAGAGGCATAAAAAAAGCGCTCCATGAAGGAGCGCTTCTCTGGCCTTGCCCGAACCCGTTGCCCGGTTACTTGTTCGGCTGCGGCGTGATACGCAGGTAAGGACGCGGCGAGGTGTAACCCTTCGGGTACTTTTGCTTGATGACTTCTTCGTCCTTGACCGACAACGGGATAATGACGTCGTCGCCGTCTTTCCAGTTGCCCGGTGTAGCCACGGTGTAGCCGTCGGTCAGTTGCAGCGCATCCAGCACGCGCAGCACTTCGTCGAAGTTGCGGCCGGTGCTCATCGGGTAAGTGATGATCAGGCGCACCTTCTTCTTCGGATCGATGATGAACAGCGAACGCACGGTGGCGGTTTCGGATTGGTTCGGATGGATCATGTCGTACAGGCCGGCGACTTTCTTGTCGACGTCGGCGACGATAGGGAAACCGACCACGGTCTTCTGCGTGTCTTCGATATCCTTGATCCACTGGGTATGCGCTTCGGCGCCGTCGACCGACAGCGCGATGGCCTTGACGTTGCGCTTGTCGAATTCAGGTTTCAGCTTGGCGGTCAGGCCGAGTTCGGTGGTGCAGACCGGCGTGAAGTCGGCCGGGTGCGAAAACAGGACCACCCAGGAGTCGCCTGCCCATTCGTGGAACTTGATTTTGCCGATGGAGGAATCTTGCTCGAAATCCGGCGCGGTATCGCCCAAACGTAGTGTCATGTCAGTCTCCTTGGTAACAAAATTCAGGACGTCCACTATAACGTCAGTGACGTCCCGGCCCAACAATTATTAACGATTAACCAAATAACGCGGCGCTATGAAAATCGCCCGCTGCGACCGGTCTCAAGGCAAAGAAGCTTGCAGGCTTTGCAAGAATTGGTCGGCGTTCTGATAGCCGATCACGCGCTTGCCGGCCAGTTCGCGGCCCTGGCTGTCGAACAGGATGATGCCGGGCGGCCCGAACAGCTGGAAGCGCTTGAGCATGGCCTTGTCGTCGGCGTTGTTGGCGGTGACGTCGATCTGCAGCAAGACCATGCGAGCGAATTTCTCACGCACGCGCGGATCGGTGAAGGTGAATTTTTCCATCTCCTTGCACGACACGCACCAGTCGGCATAGAAGTCGAGCAGGGCCGGTTTGCCGCCGGTCTGCGCGAGTGCGGCATCGAGTTCGGCGACCGAGCGCACACGCACGAAATCGGTGTGCGCCGCCGGCTTGCCGCCGCGCAGATGCGACAACGGCGCCAACGGATCGCGGCCGCCGGTGGCGACGCTAACCAGTTGCAGCACACCCAGCGCGGCGAACGCCAGGCCGCAGGCGCGCGCGGCCCAATGCCCCGGCTTGCTCCATAGCAAGTAAGCGCCGTAGGCGATGCCCAGCACCGCCCAGCCTGCGACGAAGGCCCAGTCCGGGATCACCGGGGACACCATCCACAAGGCGGTGGCCAGCATCAGTACGCCGAAGAAGCGCTTGACCGACTCCATCCAGCCACCGGCGCGCGGCAGCAAGGCGCCGGCGGAGGCGCCGATGGCCAGCAGCGGCACGCCCATGCCGAGCGCCATCGCGAACAAGGCGCTGCCGCCGAGCACGACGTCGCGCGTCTGGCTGAT is a window of Herbaspirillum hiltneri N3 DNA encoding:
- a CDS encoding cytochrome c biogenesis protein ResB; translation: MTGSTAGIQLKTRQRWVAEVVELFSSMRFAISLLTLIAIASIIGTVLQQNQPMPNYVNQFGPFWFEVFGKLGLYAVYSAWWFLLIMGFLVLSTSLCIARNGPKMLKDISSWRENVREQSLRNFHHKVEWTAAVPAAGLAQQLAQRIGANGYKVKLVEKDGATLIAAKKGAANKWGYIFAHSAIVIICLGGLLDSDLPIRFQQWFYGKTPFAGNGVISQIPAEHRLGLGNPTFRGNTLIPEGASSSTAIIPQQNGVMIQDLPFTIQLKRFVIDYYSTGMPKLFASDVIVRDNATGKDFAATIKVNEPLIYNGIAVYQSSFEDGGSKLRLTGHAMTGAADKRFEIAGEVNGSTPLSAAKDNEYTVEWSGFRPFNVENMNNSGNSGNDVRSVNKSINKSFAEGLDKHLGSGAKNANSKDLKNVGPSVQYKLRDKTGQAREFLNYMQPVLVDGAYVFLAGVRDMPDEQFRYLRIPADDEDSVDEWMRLRAALANPGLRAEAAARYARQAMKGEGANAQQLRAQVEQSALRGLTIFAGDGKESGYIAVSRFIEKIPAAEQEKAADIFMKILNGSMWELWQAARAKAGLNAIGADEKHARFLQLAINAMADAGFYHAPVYLKLSGFDEIKASVFQVTRSPGKKVVYLGCLFLVLGVFSMLYIRERRLWVWIRPQDDGGSHSLMAMSTQRKTMDFDKEFELLKTKLTQTA
- a CDS encoding c-type cytochrome; the protein is MNRAFSPLLKSLFIAMLAVSSAAFAAEEKKPEPVAKVDPAKGEALYTNGDAARNITACVSCHGAAGNSTITANPRLAGQHTAYIVKQLTDFRAAGRSNPIMSPLAKALSDEDVKNIAAYLNAQAPKPGAAKSKDTLELGKQIWRGGIASKNVPACAGCHSPNGAGIPAQYPRLAGQHQDYTVTELTAFRGGTRSNSPQMSTIADRLSDKEIKAVADYIAGLK
- the yihA gene encoding ribosome biogenesis GTP-binding protein YihA/YsxC — encoded protein: MSQLWQARFFTTVNHLRDLPNTQVPEIAFAGRSNAGKSTAINVLCNQKKLAFASKTPGRTQHINYFSIGGAHVAQHRKDETKVDEIRALLVDLPGYGYAQVSGSAKLHWQELLGDYVRRRDQLAALVMIVDSRRPFTDLDIQMVEWFAPTGKPLHCILSKADKLNRNEATNALRQARTFLASYVDEKGEPFPFTAQLFSALNRTGLDEANDKILELAGLSDDEDTDEDEVDGAAGDAGPEVK
- the hemB gene encoding porphobilinogen synthase, which produces MSSTSKSAHFPAIRMRRMRKDAFSRAMMQENIITPADLIYPVFIQEGQNLRTPVGSLPGVERLSIDQLLHVAEDTVALGIPVLALFPVIDVALKTPDGIEAVNPDGLVPRAVAALKQRFPELGILTDVALDPYTSHGQDGVMDDNGYVLNDETTALLVRQALAQAQAGVDIVAPSDMMDGRIGAVRDALEAEKFIYTRIMAYSAKYASAFYGPFRDAVGSAANLGKGSKNTYQMDPANSDEALREVALDLQEGADMVMVKPGMPYLDIVRRVKDEFKVPTFAYQVSGEYAMIKAAAQNGWLDHDKAMMEAMMAFKRAGADGVLTYFARDIARYLKK
- a CDS encoding ABC transporter substrate-binding protein; its protein translation is MSAAMCAAFSGNANAAGDTIKIGFITDLSGTYADMDGQGGIEAIKMAIADAGGTINGKKVEFVFADHQNKADIAANKAREWFDRDGVDMLVGGVNSAASLAMGKVAGEKKKVFMSIGAGTTRQTNEECNAYTIQYAYDTTALARGTGAAITKQGGKSWYFVTADYAFGTSLEKDTSEVVKAGGGTVVGQVRAPLATSDFSSFLLQAQSSKAQILGLAVAGGDVINAIKAANEFGVNKTMKLAGLLIFITDTHSLGLQVTQGMYLTDGWYWDMNDQARAWGNRYFSKMKKMPTMFQAGDASAVGQYLKAVKAVGSTDADKVMDYLRKNKINDFFTSNGVVRPDGRMVHDMYLMEVKKPSESKRPWDYYKLVQTIPGDQAYMTKAESKCALWK
- a CDS encoding aldehyde dehydrogenase (NADP(+)); this encodes MTLLGHNYIGGGRSGEGDVKLLSIAAATGEAHAVQFVTATESEVSAAVDAASAAYPAYRALPAEARAKFLDAIAEEIDALGDDFIAEVSRETALPAGRLQGERSRTSNQMRLFAKVLRRGDFYGARIDTALPQRQPLPRPDLRQYRIGVGPVAVFGASNFPLAFSVAGGDTAAALAAGCPVVFKAHSGHLITSELVADAIERAVKRSGVPAGTFNMIYGDRVGAQLVKSAGIQAVGFTGSLRGGRALCDMAAARPQPIPVFAEMSSINPIIVLPQALATRGEAIARDLIGSVVVGVGQLCTSPGLVLGVRSPELTKFIEHLREAMAAQTPQTMLNSAGLKTYGGGVERLSKVPGVVAVAAGGSSDTQAVPHLFKAEASVLFTKDAPLEEEVFGPATVIVELESREQLIDFARNMHGQLTATLQAQPEDLRGHQDLIALLEQKAGRLLVNGFPTGVEVSDAMVHGGPYPATSDARGTSVGTLAIDRFLRPICYQNYPDELLPAALQNANPLGLLRLVDGEPTKAAVNDPRAV
- a CDS encoding iron-containing alcohol dehydrogenase, with protein sequence MALINYITQVQFDFGALALLQQECDRIGIRKPLIVTDMGIRNAGILDKVVAQLKDGAQVAVFDQTPPNPNENAVRAAVKMFRDGACDGIIAVGGGSSIDLAKGVAVCGTHEGPLKSFALIEGGLANITAKTAPVIAIPTTAGTGSEVGRGAILILDDGRKVGVLSPYLVPRLAICDPELTLNLPAMMTAATGMDAIAHCLETFMAPSFNPPADGIALDGLWRAWAHIERATKEPHDREARLNMMSASMQGAMAFQKGLGCVHSLSHSLGGINPRLHHGTLNAIFLPAIIEFNKDSESVIKEKKLARIAHAMGLAGEADIGPAIKDMSKRLGLPTGLAELGVTEDMYPKIIQGALADHSHKTNPRVASEDDYARMLTQSM
- a CDS encoding LysR family transcriptional regulator: MTQEIPSLSSITSRLHLKQLRLLIALADHGSLLKAAEQVALTQPGASKALQEIETTLGAQLFVRTNRGLEATDLGHCVIRYARLIQTDLAHLREDMIGILQGHGGRLALGVIMGAVPLLTDALTRLLEKRPALSVEIVEDTSARLLRLLDQGRLDMAICRTSISQQPHLYDSIDIHNEKLAVVANIHHPLARRETLQLTDLADSRWVVYSANMPMRLLLEREFHEANLRFPLHLLETTSAFTTLSLLQRNPSFVALMSVDVAQFCTRFGMTTILPLPLHSRSEPYQLVTRHGGMRSSVAQLFIDEFTETPKEEA
- a CDS encoding peroxiredoxin, encoding MTLRLGDTAPDFEQDSSIGKIKFHEWAGDSWVVLFSHPADFTPVCTTELGLTAKLKPEFDKRNVKAIALSVDGAEAHTQWIKDIEDTQKTVVGFPIVADVDKKVAGLYDMIHPNQSETATVRSLFIIDPKKKVRLIITYPMSTGRNFDEVLRVLDALQLTDGYTVATPGNWKDGDDVIIPLSVKDEEVIKQKYPKGYTSPRPYLRITPQPNK